A stretch of Perognathus longimembris pacificus isolate PPM17 chromosome 1, ASM2315922v1, whole genome shotgun sequence DNA encodes these proteins:
- the LOC125348512 gene encoding gametocyte-specific factor 1-like, with the protein MEPEALEICPYDPNHRMPASRLQYHLASCRKKNPKIAKKMANCKYNACHVVPIKRLKEHEANCVNRTSVDDEPFNLPKFTCSSLESNEELPNARNQIPDPDIWNVDSVPHFPSFVLKAFAPKMLVCESDSKDLKAMTDKQANKCKS; encoded by the exons ATGGAGCCAGAAGCCTTAGAAATATGTCCTTACGACCCAAACCACAGAATGCCAGCCAGCAGGTTACAGTATCACCTGGCATCATGCAGAAAG AAAAATCCAAAGATAGCTAAAAAGATGGCTAACTGCAAATACAACGCTTGTCATGTGGTCCCAATCAAAAGGCTTAAGGAGCATGAGGCTAACTGTGTCAACAGAACGTCTGTGGATGATG AACCATTTAATCTTCCAAAGTTTACTTGCTCAAGTTTGGAATCAAACGAGGAACTTCCTAATGCTAGAAATCAAATCCCTGACCCCGACATCTGGAATGTAG ATTCCGTGCCTCATTTTCCATCATTTGTTCTTAAGGCTTTTGCTCCAAAGATGCTGGTCTGTGAAAG TGATTCAAAAGACCTGAAAGCAATGACTGATAAGCAGGCTAACAAGTGTAAGTCCTga